The following nucleotide sequence is from Drosophila kikkawai strain 14028-0561.14 chromosome 2L, DkikHiC1v2, whole genome shotgun sequence.
GCCCGGGCTGGGGGgaaatgttaaattttaaagcatttcaATTTCGCATTTTTGACACACGCAAGTTGAGCATGAAATTTGCTAGATATAACGTTCGAAATTCGTCTCCTGGCATTTTTACCTTGAACGCTCGCTCGTTGCTTCCACCGAATGTCCTTCGCCCTCGGGGACTTAATGTCCAGCATTTTATCTCCTGTATTTAAGCGTTGTGCGTTTGCTACGTGCCGGCCATGCCAAAGGACCTTCCACGGACTCCTACTCGATGGCAATGCATAATGCGAGGCGACAGCGGCGATGGggcatatttcatatttaataaagtgAAGAAGCTTCGGCAGGGCTAGCATTTTATTAGGGCCGATGCGCTGATGAAATCAGATGGTGATCCACCACATTTCCCGGATTATTGGAGTGTTTCATGGGCCATGCTGTTTTATGTTCTTTTTTATTCCGTTATGAAATCTGGGACAACCCAACAAAGTTTTCCTCAAATTCTCTGGCACTTTGTAGAAAGAAATCTTGGATAGTAAAATGTTTAGATCCACCGACGACGTATGTGGGATATTTGATTAACATGCCTTTGCAGGGTGTGTGTTTTAAGGGTTTGGAAGGGAAATCTTTTCAGggacttttttaatttaaagtcacaacaaaataacttaaaaatcTCTAAATGAGATGTCTAAAAAATCAGGTTTTAAAGGTCTAAATTTAACGTCTTCTTAACACTTTCTGTATTCCTTTGCTTTGCTCTCTtagataatttatttgttcaaATTAATTGGGAGATATTTAAGGTCGCTTAAGAGTTTTTCCTTACAACTTAGCCATTATAAGGCTTTTGCAGGTCTTGAGATTAATGTAAGTAAATGTTGGCGACTTAAATTTCTGgatctaaaatattttcaagagCAGAAAGTATTCCCTGCCCTACAAATCGGAAAGACAACGGAGGAGCAGAGCTCTTGAGGTTCTTGAAACTGCGGCatgatgttgatgatgatgatgatggggggGGGCGAGAATGGACCTGCAGAGTCGGCGACTTAGTTAGCCACTTTTCTTTCATAGAAAATGCGCCTTTTGTGCCTCAAGTGGCTGGGCGCCCCCGCCGGCCGGCAGCGCCTCCCCGATCCCGATGGAAAGAAAAATAGAGCTGGCTgcaagtttattttaaaactcgACTTTTGTGCGCTCAAGTTTACTTTTGTGGGGAATTACTTTTCGGTTATTTTTGCGGCCCAGTCATCGCCTGGTGCTGGTCCCGGTCTCCACGGCTGCCGAGTATCTCTTTGCTGATTGTCTTGTTGCTCTGGTGTCGATGCActgcggcggcggtggtggcttCTCGGGGATCGGGCTGCGTCCAGTTCGAGGCGGAGTTTATTATGTGCGCCGATGTGCTTGAGGAAAATGCAATTATTAAAAGTTTCGCAAGTCGCCCGCTCCTTATGCATTTAGTTTCCTTTCCCCGCCGCCGCCTTTGTCGGGCTCTGAAAACTATAGCTGGCGCCATTTTGCTGTCTATAGTTTTCGTCTTAACCTTCTGAGCTGTCATTTTTTGCTCtcattttttctttgtttctttTGCTGTTAAACATGGCATAGCAAATGTAGTCCATTGAAAAGTTTCCCGTAAAAGTTCGCCCGAAAAGTTTTCCTTAAagacaaaaaaggaaaacggGTAGCAGCGGCTCTTTAAGCCGTGTTGTTTTAGCCGGAAATGTGAACGGCCCGCGGTGCGCGTGGCCAAAAATACCAGAAAAGCGGAAACGCAGCTAACAATACGAGCCGAAAAGGGCAGAAAACGCGAACTTCCGTTTAAAatttcctaacatttcaagCGCCTGGGAACTGCCCGGGACCGGGAGTCCGCAAAAAACACCTCCGTGTGGTCAACACGTAACAGACGCCGCTGCCGCCGGGCTTCCTTGCCGCCGCTCTTCCTGTCCAGACCGACAAAAATTGGCCGCACACTAAATTGCACACCTGGGAATTAATGCGCCGGCCACTCGAAAGGAGTTTTCCGAAGCCCGAAGCCCGAGTGCCAGTGCAAGTgctgggaaaatgggaaatgcgaGCACCGGCATTTCCACACAAAGGTGTGAAGGCCGTAAGCGCTGCAACCTGCAGTTGCAGACAAATGCAAAGTCAAATGCTTTTCACAGACAGACGGGAAGCCCGTCCAAAGTTGTTGCCAGTTGTTAGTTAACGCCTGAGGTCCTTGTCTTCTCTGGCCTAAAAGCGGACAGTGGGCCAGAGAAGTCGATTAGCTAACTAAGATTTATTTGAATAGGttgaaaataatagtaaaattataagaaaattaaaatttattagaatttaATGATTGTTAGataaaattattgttataatcccaaaaaaataaatttattgaattttttttaaatttttatttaaaaaaagttattttgtGGTTGACTTTGAGATAAACTTAACttttgcaataaaataaacagaaataataaattaatttttaattttttataaaattatttaattactcCATTTGCTGTTTCCTATTCccttgtaaaaaaaaaaaaaattgtcgaatataaaaaaccttttaaactataaaattcCTTGTGTAAGAAGTCGAAACCCGATAATAATTATGAGAAATCCTTTAAATAAGTTCACATTAACCTTTATTTAATGTTTCCTTTGTCCCGCggccataaataaaacatCCTTTTAAGGCCGGCATGTGTGCGGACTTTATTGACCAACTGTATATCGTACGATTCCTTCTGCTTTTCGActtctttacatttttatccttatttttttttggggctcAGACAAAGTTGCCGTCCCATCCGCTCGGCTTTTCTTTCGCTCGCCCTTTGCTGGTAAAAGcaagtgaaaataaattaagtggAAGTAAGTCGTAACGAAGTGATACATAATTCTTTgtacttttttgtattttattttcggctgCTCCTTCGTCCTGCTTCCATTGTGTGCTTTAACAATTGCTAAGAGTGCAAGTTTGGTGGAAGGAAAATTGATTCGCTTTAAGGCAGGACCACACAGCCTCAAGGATGTTAATTAGTGGCACTATTAGCCGCTGTAGTGGGGCTCCCGGCTTTAAGCTAGCTCCGGAAAACTTTGGCGAAAAGTCCACTGAATTTTCACCCCGCCCCAGAAGCGGTAACCTAATATACCGTAATTTGGCTTTAATGACCAGGCCGGGTAATCCGAGGAGCTCCGTGGAGCGCTCCACTTGCCGTCTAAACAGCCTAAATAACTTAATATCAACCTGAAACGCCGTGATTGAGAGGCGACGCCTCTGCCAGCGCATTTCGGGCTGCCTTTTCCAGCTTATTGCTACTTAACTAAGCCAACGACATCATTTTATTACATGGCTCTCCTGGCCGGGACTGCCAACTCGCTGGCAAGACTGTTTTCACTTTTCCCGGGAGCGTGGCTTTAACGGGGGCGACCTCTCACCTTTCAGCTCCCCCAGCTTCCATTCTCTTGCTCCTCTTCTTCCCCTCTCAGGGAGGCCATTAACGTGTTTCGTTTCATTTAACTTTTACGCTCTGCTACCCCCCGGAGTCGCCTCCCAGAAGCCCTGCTATTTAGTCCGTACGAAGGACTCCGGCCGGAGATGCCCCCTCCCCTGTGGATTTCCCGCTACCAGCGAAACTTTTACCTGCTGCACGCTTGACCCAACAAAGGCGGGGGTGGGATGTCCTGTGGGTGGCCCTAACAGCGTTAGATGTGACCTTCGGCGCTGACAGCAGCCGTCATTAACCTTTCATGACgagggagcaggagcagcagcagaggcaaaagcagaagcaggagtCCTGGTGGTGTCCTGTGAACAATCAAGCGGAACAGGTGGACCAGGGCAGGACAGGACTGCCGCAGCCGCCGGAAgttgacaacaacaacgaagtGGCAAAAATCGGGGCAACAACCAAAGTGAAACCGAAACTTTGCTCGAGTGTTCGAGACAATGTAGCAGCGGCAGCCGCCGCTCCCTGTTGAACTTTTGACTGCCGAGGTAGGAGTTCCTCTTGCCTCGTCTGGCGACCGTGTACTGACCCAGTTTTTGGGGTCCTGTTCCGGCGACATCTACGGCATTTTTGTTTAACTAACCgcatgccacgcccacgcGACCACAGTTGCATATAATTTGGCAACCGCATTTGCCTGGCTGCCTGCTTTGCATTTGGCATTTGGCATTTGGCGTTTCACATTTCGCATTTTGCATTCCGCGCTTTTTGCATTTCGCCTTTCGCCTTCCGCATTTGGCGGGTGAAATGTGTTTGCCAAACGAATttgcgacgacgacgacaccCCGAATAGCGAAATTGGGGACACcgaatatatagtatataaagTATATGCAGCATGTTTGccagaacagaacagaacatTATGGAGCAAATAGATGAACTGGCATGTAAGCCCCAAGGTCGCATATAGCGGAAATGCTTTAATATGGCAACGCTTTTATGTCGCCTGCATAGCAATAAGTACTTGTGGAGGAATACACTGGGAAATGAGTGCTGAAAATATGCTGTTTCGAACAAGAGAGGCCCTATGTCTTGCTTAGAGGCACTGCTCAACACTACTTATTAAGGATTTCCAAGATGTATGTTCTtaactcattaaaataaatgtcaaAAGATTACGATTCGCAGGTTTTGCTCAGTGCAATGTCCACAGAAAACCCAAGGCCGTACGGTCTGCACTTAGCATCGCATTCGGTTGCAATCCTTACGGGAAAATCAATAGCCATCGCTTAGTGCCACGTGGCTAGGGCGTTGTGACGTGTAAGGGGGCGTGTGGCCAGGCACAAGCCCATCCCAGACCAACCCCACCCAACCCCTTGTGTCATTCAGACACAGCCAGGACAACTGTCGCTACATAATCATACACGTAATCATGATGAAGCAGCGACGGTGACGACAATGACGACAATGTCGACTGACTGCCCTCGAGTGTTTTATCCTTGACAAATCCTTGTGCAacaatcagcagcagcagtagaagagtagaaaaaaaaggaacctTGTGGAAATGTTACAAGAGcaatggagatggagatggctTTGCGGAAAAGCGGGGCCACAATAGTTGACAATGGCAAATGCACAGCAAAATGTCTAAGTGAGGCCGAGGCTGGGGACTGACTCAACTCGACTTGGCTCGGCTCGGTGGCTGAATGAGCAAACTCCACTCGTTAAGCTCCCACCGGCCCAGCTATCCACCTTGCCTTAACCACGGGTGCTAGCCGCAAATCGAGGCCCGAAGACAGAACACCTACCCGTCGGGAGGCCCTGGCTTGATGGATGACAATAAACAAGACAAGCGGGCACGATTGTTTGTCGGTTCTGCCAAGTCTGTACTTAGCGGCTCTGAAGGCACTTCCTCGGCCACACAATAGTTGCGCTTATCCGGCTGGAGACGAAGCCAAAGTATTTAAGGGATTGTTTTCCATCCAACCTTAGTGGTTTACTACCAAAGAAGAAAATGCTCTTCctgctggccaaaacggttagcaactttaataataatttatggcAGCTCTGCTTTACTTTATTGAAAGTAGAGCCaattggtttttgttgttttcaaaGGGGAAAAAGTTGTCCAAAATTATACTTTGAGCCCACTCAGTTGCCATCCGGCAACTCTGTGTTGCATTTCGGAGCCGTATGCCTCCTCTGGGCAGCGGGCTGTTCGGATTGATTTCTTGGCTTTGCTTCTATACTTTGCGTTCTCTGCTGAGCTTCATCACCCAGCTTTTTTAGTAGAGCCATTTTGAAAGCATTAATTTTCTTGGCTTCTTCGCATAGCTTCCTAATCTgagccattttgtttttgtttctcagAGCCGCTTCTTCAGCTTTCTTCTTACTCTCGGCTTCTCTAGATTTCTCGAATAATTCACTCTTCTTCCTGCACCTGCCCTTTATAACTTTCAAAAGCTGTTTGATCTCGGCTTGCTGGGTGAAAGCCTCATAGGGCTTAGGACCTGATTTCTTTATCTGCTCAGCCAGATCTCTGCTATTGGCGATCTTGAGGTCCTCCTTGGGCTGTAAGTTCGAATTGGAGCCGAGCTTCAACATGGCAAAGGCTTTCTCTTTGGCTTCCGCCTCCTTTTTTTGCTTTGCCTGGAAATGCCTGCGCTTCCTGGCCATCCTTTGGCTTTTGGGTGGAACTGGCTTTGTTGGGGTTGGCTCAGGAGCCAAACAGGCTTGCTCCAGCTCGACTTTCTTGCAGAACGTTCGCTCTTGGTTGAGGTATACTAGGTCTAGATCAAGGGATCTCAGCTTTAAAAGGGGCATCAGACAACTGATTATCTTGGGCCAGATCAAAGAGATCCGGATTTTAGGCTTTCCCCATATGAGACTTTTCCTCGAGAAGCTAGCACACGGGTCATTATTTTCCTTATCTTCGAGTTCCTGgcacttcttcttcttcaggAACTCTCGCCTCTTCGCTATTTTAAGCTGGGGACATGCTGGCTGTAGGTCCGGCAAATCTGGCGGCACGTGTCCCTCGATGGTGGGATTCTTCTTGTAATCTATGCAGGCCTTCACCTCCTCCTGGTCTTCACTATCTTCAAAGCCATCGTCGGGTTTCCGGCCGAACTGCCTTGGCTGGTAAATGGCTAGGTGCAAGTTCATGTTGGACTTCAGGAGTAGTCGGTTCCACCTGGGCTGTCCGAGTTGGCGGACGGCGGATCGTGTAAACTGACGCACTatcgtcgccattttttttctttctaaatttgaatttttaaaaacattaaattttgagaaaacCTAGGCAAAATAGGGCTAGGTATAAAAACTGAGTCTATAGGCCTGGTAGACTTGTTTGTAAACCAGGAATTcgtattttcaaaaaattaaattagggTGCAGAAGTGGCCTTATATATCTTAGAGGAACCAAGTTCTGTAACCGCTGGAAGGCACCGCAGAACTCTGGCCCAGTTTGCCGCTGATTTTCTTTGGGACCTTCCCCACCTGCCGGCTGGCGGACATAATAAAGCAATTAAAGTTTCAGAGGcgcccacacacactcccAATTTCCCATTTTTCGCCCGCACACATCAGGCGGCAATGAAATGAGCATTTCCCCGTCCGTCCGCGTACACCTGTGcgcaattaaaatgtaaacgtGTCAAACACATGCCAGGCTCGGCTCGGGTAGAGCTTTCGCTTAAAAATTAACAGCGACAATGCCGAACAAGTTGCAGAAATTAATGACAAcataaaggaatttaaataCGCAATGAGTGCGATAGGAAGGGGGTCAAAGGTGAGGGGGGCATACTCGCACTCGTAATTGCGGCGCAAGTTTGCTGTGTGTACAGTGTTGCCATGTTGCCAACTCAGGCTCGAACTCAAACTcacctgcctgcctgcctgtctgtctgtctgacGTCTGCTGTTGTCTGCTTGGCGGCGCATGAagtgaaaattaatttctaaatgCGGGAAATTAACAAATTACAAACAGCGCAATGAGGGGCGTTGATGAtgggctggctggctgccggCTGGCAGGCGGAAGTAGACATGCCATAATTCACCACGCACACACGTGGAGGTTCGTTGTTCTCGAGGAGCAACTTCCTCTTGGGGAGGGGGAATGGAGTTTCTCGGTGGCAGGTCGGCAAGGTGTTGAAGCACATTGTCTTGGCTTGGCCTGGGGGCAACACCACACCCGCACATTCAAACCCTCAACCTGCCGCATACTTCTGGCCACACTTCAACTCGGAAACACTCCCCTTGCCGTCGTCTTCACcttcgccgccgctgctgacAGTTGACAGGTTTGCTAATTTGAAGCAGCCCACCGCCGAAAATGAAGTTAGCGTCTGTCAGCGTCTTGCCGGGTGATAACGCTCCTCCCAGACCCAGCCCCATTCCCAGTCCCACTTCCAGTCCCTGCTCGGAGCCAGGAACCGCTCTCGCAACCCCATCGCAGTCACACCTTCGGAAGCCACAGACGCGCTGCGGTCGCgcttttaacatttaattaagttgTGCTCGATTTTATGTTCGACAAAATTGTTTGTCTGCCGCTCTGCCCCTCCTCTGGGGAGGAAAAGGGGTGTGTAAGTATGTCGTGGTTGCGGCTCCACGGCGTTGTTGTCATTGCTGAGGTTTGTGCAAAGATTGGAAAATTGTCGGTGCAGGAAGAGTGCTTGCAGCGAACAGCATCCCAGCCTACTTTTTGGCAGCAGGAACAGGTAACATTACGGGGATGTATTTTCTATGTACGTATGAGGAAACGAATGATATTTCTAAGATCTTGAAGCACTTCGAATTACCTGTCTAACAGAAAAATAGTTCCCTTTTAAACCTTAGACCATGTGTGGTGACGCCTTTTAGATCTCCGAATTTGTAGGAAAATTTTCCCCTTTCGATTCGGCcaaacaaaatttgtaatttatcaAAAACACCCAAAATTGTAGTAAATTTTACTTCCTAATAAGGCCGCGGGGACTTTGCGAAGTTTTATAGACAGAACAATGTGCTCCCGCCTCACGAGAGACCTCCTTAAGCGACTGCCCCATGCCCACACGCTCCATGTGGGTCTGATGAGGCTGCCGGTGCGCTACTCCGGCGATTATCCGACGGAGATGGACTGCGCCACGTTTAAGGCTTACAGAGCGAAGATCGCCAAGGCTGTCCAAAAGCGCAAGGAGGCCAGAAAAAAGAGCAACGCCGCCCAACAGGTCAAGAAGGATGCGGCTCGACTGAAGAAGCAGCTAGACAAGTGCATCGAGGTAAAGACCAGGGGCATGAAGGAGCAGGTCGAGTGCATGTCtgaggaggagaagaaggcCATGGGGGATATGATGGATTGCGTGATGGCGGGCATTAAAAGTACTTGCCTGAAACAGGTGCTCAAAAGGTACTGCAAGGAGCAGGAGATGAAGCGCCGCTACGCACGGCTGATCAAGGAGAAGCATATAAAGGACATGGTCAAGAAGTGTGCCTCCGAGTTGAAAACAGATGCAGACTCGGCGAAGTGCGACGATCCCGAGGCAGAGCAGGCCGAAATGGAGCACGAGAAACAGGCGGCCATTGCACAGATGTGTGAGGAGAGGGAACAAAATGAAAAGTGCATGGCCGAGGTCACCAAGCTTCTGGAAGACGCAACCTGCAAGAAGGATAAGGAATCGAAGTCCAAAAAGACTGATGGCAAAGATTCTGATAAGCCCAAAAAGTCCAAAGAGAAAGTTAGTAAGGcgccaaaaaagaaaagtgaaaaagcTAATGGTCCCAATGAAGATTGTAAGCCTGAAACAAATTCACGATCAGGCAAACCAAAGGAAAAGGACGCAAAAGCAAAGGGTTCGGacaaaaagaaaggaaaagaTTCTAAGAACGTGGAATCGAAATGCAAGGACTCTAAAAAGGGAGCACAAACAGAAGCGAAGAAAACTGGAACGAAATCCAAAGAACAGGCCGATGAATCCGAGCCACCTTCTAAGTCGCCATTTGCCAAAAAGATGGAGAAATGCATGTGCGAGGAATTAAACGATGTTGCAGAGGTCCACAAGCGGATGAGCCCTAAGAAAAAGAAGCAACTTTCTGGCTTCCAGGACTGCCTTGCGGCGCAGATTAAGGAGAGATGTCGCAAGAAGGTAGTAAAGGAGATGTGCGATGATATCAGAGGAAAGCCCGAGCCAAAAGAAGATAAATGCAAAGGTCAGGGTGACGCCAAAAAGAAGCCGAAGGGACCAATTGAGGAGCGCGTCCAGGAAAACTGGAAGGACGTGTGTCCTTTAATTCAGCACCTAACCGAAAAACATGGTGTCGATTTCGCCGAAACGTCATGTGAAGTGGAGGAACTTATTAAGAAGACTTGTCAAGAAGAGGCCGAATCTGAAAAGGGAGAAGATAAACAAATGTTGGAAAAGTGTAAGAGTGAGGCTTTCCAAAAGAAATGCAAAGCTTTAAAGGAAGAGAGAAAACAAAGAGacaaggaaatggaaaaacgtCGCGCTGAAGAAGAACTGAAAAAGAAATGCGAAGCGgacaaacaaaagcaaaaaaaccGAGAAATGAAGAAGAAACGAGAAGAAGAAGACCGAATGCAGAAGTGCAAAGAGAACGAAGTTATGACAAGTTGCATGGAGGAAGAACTTAGAAAAACATGCGAGAAGAAACTATCTGAAGAAGAGCCATGTTTGACCCCCGAAGAAAGAGAACAGAAAGAGAAATGTGAAGAACAACAGATTCTTACGAAatgcaaaaagaaaatgttggAGAGCCGACGTCAATACcaggaaaagaagaaaaaggaGGAAGAAAAGCAGAAGGAACTTGAGAGAAAAAAGCAGTGCGAAGAGTTAAAGAagcaagaagaagaaaataagaaaaaaatggcAGAAGAGAAGAAACAAAAGGAGCAATatgaaatgttaaaaaaatgcGAAGAAGCCAAAACGAAGACACAGTGCGAAGAGCTCAAACAAAAGGAGAAAACGGCCGAAGAGGCTAGAGTTTGCAAtgagccaaaaaataaaaaagaaaagacaacTGTAGATCATTCTAAGGCAAAAGCGCAAGAAAAAGATCAGGAAATGAAACGGAAATCCGCTGAGACAAAGCAGTGCGAAGctcaaaaaaaagaaaatgaatcTAAAAAGAAAGCGGAAGaagagaagaaaagaaaagagcaggatgaaatgaaaaagaaatgcGCTGAGGCTGAGTTGAAGAAGCAGTGCGAAGCGCTTAAGAAAGAAAAAGCATCAAAAAAGAAAGCGGAAgaagagaagaaaaagaaagagcAGGATGAAAGCAAGAAGAAATGCGCTGAGGCTGAATTGAAGAAACAGTGCGAAGCGCTTAAGAaagaaaaagcaacaaaaaagaaagcggaagaagagaagaaaaagaaagagcaggatgaaatgaaaaagaaatgcGCTGAGGCTGAATTAAAGAAGCAGTGCGAAGCGGTTAAGAAAGAAAAAGCATCAAAAAAGAAGGCGGAAgaagagaagaaaaagaaagagcaggatgaaatgaaaaagaaatgcGCTGAGGCTGAATTAAAGAAGCAGTGCGAAGCGCTTAAGAAAGAAAAAGCATCAAAAAAGAAAGCGGACGAAGAGAAGAAAACGAAAGAGCAGGATGAAAGCAAGAAGAAATGCGCTGAGGCTGAATTAAAGAAACAGTGCGAAGCGCTTAAGAAAGAAAAAGCATCAAAAAAGAAAGCGGAAGAAGagaacaaaaagaaagagCAGGATGAAAGCAAGAAGAAATGCGCTGATG
It contains:
- the LOC108080850 gene encoding axoneme-associated protein mst101(2), producing MCSRLTRDLLKRLPHAHTLHVGLMRLPVRYSGDYPTEMDCATFKAYRAKIAKAVQKRKEARKKSNAAQQVKKDAARLKKQLDKCIEVKTRGMKEQVECMSEEEKKAMGDMMDCVMAGIKSTCLKQVLKRYCKEQEMKRRYARLIKEKHIKDMVKKCASELKTDADSAKCDDPEAEQAEMEHEKQAAIAQMCEEREQNEKCMAEVTKLLEDATCKKDKESKSKKTDGKDSDKPKKSKEKVSKAPKKKSEKANGPNEDCKPETNSRSGKPKEKDAKAKGSDKKKGKDSKNVESKCKDSKKGAQTEAKKTGTKSKEQADESEPPSKSPFAKKMEKCMCEELNDVAEVHKRMSPKKKKQLSGFQDCLAAQIKERCRKKVVKEMCDDIRGKPEPKEDKCKGQGDAKKKPKGPIEERVQENWKDVCPLIQHLTEKHGVDFAETSCEVEELIKKTCQEEAESEKGEDKQMLEKCKSEAFQKKCKALKEERKQRDKEMEKRRAEEELKKKCEADKQKQKNREMKKKREEEDRMQKCKENEVMTSCMEEELRKTCEKKLSEEEPCLTPEEREQKEKCEEQQILTKCKKKMLESRRQYQEKKKKEEEKQKELERKKQCEELKKQEEENKKKMAEEKKQKEQYEMLKKCEEAKTKTQCEELKQKEKTAEEARVCNEPKNKKEKTTVDHSKAKAQEKDQEMKRKSAETKQCEAQKKENESKKKAEEEKKRKEQDEMKKKCAEAELKKQCEALKKEKASKKKAEEEKKKKEQDESKKKCAEAELKKQCEALKKEKATKKKAEEEKKKKEQDEMKKKCAEAELKKQCEAVKKEKASKKKAEEEKKKKEQDEMKKKCAEAELKKQCEALKKEKASKKKADEEKKTKEQDESKKKCAEAELKKQCEALKKEKASKKKAEEENKKKEQDESKKKCADAELKKQCEAVKKEKASKKKAEEEKKKKEQDEMKKKCAEAELKKQCEALKKEKASKKKEKEEKKKKEQQKCAEAELKKECEALKKEKDAKKKEAEGGKNKEEMKKKCGEAELKKQCEALKKEKKEAEKKKKQQDEPLQKCKDVANDPFDHMETDKMIREYEELNAKLEEKCKGETSQDRKEVSMMLREYENLISKLAEKCQELANEDKKCPKD
- the LOC108080853 gene encoding axoneme-associated protein mst101(1)-like, which produces MATIVRQFTRSAVRQLGQPRWNRLLLKSNMNLHLAIYQPRQFGRKPDDGFEDSEDQEEVKACIDYKKNPTIEGHVPPDLPDLQPACPQLKIAKRREFLKKKKCQELEDKENNDPCASFSRKSLIWGKPKIRISLIWPKIISCLMPLLKLRSLDLDLVYLNQERTFCKKVELEQACLAPEPTPTKPVPPKSQRMARKRRHFQAKQKKEAEAKEKAFAMLKLGSNSNLQPKEDLKIANSRDLAEQIKKSGPKPYEAFTQQAEIKQLLKVIKGRCRKKSELFEKSREAESKKKAEEAALRNKNKMAQIRKLCEEAKKINAFKMALLKKLGDEAQQRTQSIEAKPRNQSEQPAAQRRHTAPKCNTELPDGN